In the genome of Phragmites australis chromosome 9, lpPhrAust1.1, whole genome shotgun sequence, the window CAAATCACAAATCACATGTGTTTCCTCTTCGTTGGGCACCTAAACTAATCCTGCCAAAAATCCGAGGATGATCTCCCCAACTAAAGAATCCTGTTTGATCCAATGGAAATGAACATAATTATAGAGCAGCGAGTCGATCGCACCGACGAATTGAGGACATAATTATCTGCAGGAATGGATGCAGTGACGCATCAATCGGAATTCAGAAGAATTTGGTGCCGGCGAGGCCGCTGTGGAGGAGGTTGTGGGCGATGTCGTCCCTGGCCTTGCTGGCGCTCTCGGACCGCACCGGGTTCTCCGGCACCGTCTCGTCGTCGCCGAGCTCGCACCGTAGGCCCGGGTCCATCACCTCCCCGCGAGACTCGCAGATGTTGTGCAGCACGCAGCAGGCGCCGAGCACCACGGGGAGCTCCTGCAGCTTCACCTCGGTGCGCTTCTGCAGGCACGCCCACCGCCCCTTGAGCCGCGCGAAGGCTTCCACGCCGACGCCCCGGAGCTCCGCGACCTTCTCGTTGAAGGCGTGCTGCGCCCACGTGAGGTTCGGCTGCGCGTAGGGGGCGAGCACCCAGTCGGTGAGCGGGAAGCTGGCGCCGCCGACGATCCAGGAACCGGCCATcatgccggcggcggcgcgctgcTGCAGCGCGGACCGGTCGAGGACCTGGTCGTCGGGCATGGAGCCCGGCCAGCCGATGCAGACGTCGGTGAAGGCGCCGTCGGGGCCGACGACCCCCTGGAGGGTGATGGAGTAGGAGCTCTTGTGGTTGCGCTCCGTGTGGCGGCGGTTGAAGTATGCGGCGACGGAGACCTTGGGAGCGATGATGGGGATGTGCGTGGTGTAGATGGCACCGACGACGCCGGGGATGGCGGAGTCTGCCTCGAAGCGGGCCTTGAAGTCCGCGGCGGCGTCGGTGTCGGGCCAGCGGAGGAAGCGCGGCATGAGGAGGTTGCGGATGGCGGCGCAGACTTCGAGGACGAGCTTGTGGCAGGTGGAGATGCCGAGGCCGAAGCGCTTGGAGACGAGGCGGAGCGGCTCCCCCGTGGCGAGGCGCCAGACGCAGACGGCGACCCGCTGGCGGACGGGGATGGCGGCGCGGAGCGCGGTGTCCTCCTTAGCGACTGCGGCGCCGAGCGCGTCGCAGAGCATGGCGAAGGTGGCGCGGCCCATGCGGAAGGCGGCGCGGAAGTCGGCCTCCGGGTAGTCGGCGCTGCTGCACTGCTCCCACCAGGCGCGCGACCGGTCCTTGACCCACAGCCGGCGCTGCTGGTGCGGGCTTTGACCGCTGGGCGCCGCCGCGGTCGACCCTCCTCCAgtcacctcctcgtcctcgtcctcgtcctcctccacctccaccgagTGGCGCCGGGCGCCGCTGAGCTGGAAGAGGCGTGGGTCGTCGTTGACGTCCAGGGAGGTGAGGACGCTGGCGACGAGcctcttgttgttgctgctgctgttgccatCGGCGGCGTCCTCGTCGGCGGCGCCGCGCTTGCGCCGCCGGTTGGGCTTGGGCATCGCGTCCTGTCCCGGAGGCTATCGGATCGTACCCAGCcggggaggaagagaagaagagaagggatcggattggattggatttggatttggatttggtgTGGTGTGGTAGGGTAAGTAGGAGGAGAGGACTGGTGACCTCGGCTGGGAGCAGGCCAGCCGGTTAGGTGGGTGTgagcgcagcagcagcaggaggcaagggggaggaggagaagcacggagacatcactgtcggtccGAACGAGACTGGTGTGGAAGGAAGCTGAGACGACGGCCGCCCGCAATGGAGACGACGATGGTTGCCCAATTTTGATGGGCGCGTTTGCCGATTTGGCAACTAGTATCCCTTCTTCCCATTTCGCACGCAGATTCAAAGCTTGCTACAGGATTCTACATGAAAAAACGTATTTACTCCATTTCAGTCGATCGTGCGTTCATACAGCCTCTGACGAGCATTTAGGGTTTTGGGGCCGGAGCTCCATTGTGCTCTGGGCTTAGAAAGAGGCTGGGGGAGAAGACGACTAACCGGTGCAATATTGTAAGTCCACAGAGTCAGCCTCTTGTGCCAGGAAATATTTCAGGTTCCCCAAAAACTATCTTATTGATCGGCTGATCTCTAGGATATAAATTACAGGATCAGACAAACCGATAAATCCAGAAAGAATTGGTGTATCAAAAGTAA includes:
- the LOC133929536 gene encoding protein ANTAGONIST OF LIKE HETEROCHROMATIN PROTEIN 1-like, coding for MPKPNRRRKRGAADEDAADGNSSSNNKRLVASVLTSLDVNDDPRLFQLSGARRHSVEVEEDEDEDEEVTGGGSTAAAPSGQSPHQQRRLWVKDRSRAWWEQCSSADYPEADFRAAFRMGRATFAMLCDALGAAVAKEDTALRAAIPVRQRVAVCVWRLATGEPLRLVSKRFGLGISTCHKLVLEVCAAIRNLLMPRFLRWPDTDAAADFKARFEADSAIPGVVGAIYTTHIPIIAPKVSVAAYFNRRHTERNHKSSYSITLQGVVGPDGAFTDVCIGWPGSMPDDQVLDRSALQQRAAAGMMAGSWIVGGASFPLTDWVLAPYAQPNLTWAQHAFNEKVAELRGVGVEAFARLKGRWACLQKRTEVKLQELPVVLGACCVLHNICESRGEVMDPGLRCELGDDETVPENPVRSESASKARDDIAHNLLHSGLAGTKFF